From Zingiber officinale cultivar Zhangliang chromosome 5B, Zo_v1.1, whole genome shotgun sequence, the proteins below share one genomic window:
- the LOC121984432 gene encoding non-specific lipid transfer protein GPI-anchored 1-like isoform X2, translating into MLLFAKFLFSKRTANTSILQYQHQKTRKKKVDNRQEKSPAADTSLQHQCTDATSSLTPCMDYGSGSSDRPNSDCCDTVRNIRGTNPVCLCYAVQQTHNCSSPWSALGLKVERLLMLPGACNLDNSNASNCNGTTVFLLLLVKRNILRKKELKRIRNGELKLCRFFLR; encoded by the exons ATGCTGCTCTTCGCCAAATTTCTCTTCAGCAAGAGGACTGCCAATACCAGTATACTTCAGTATCAACATCAG aagaccagGAAGAAAAAAGTTGACAACAGACAAGAGAAGTCACCAGCAGCCGATACTTCGCTGCAGCATCAGTGCACGGATGCCACCAGCAGCCTGACCCCCTGCATGGACTATGGCAGCGGCAGCAGCGACCGACCCAACAGCGACTGCTGCGACACCGTGAGGAACATCCGGGGCACAAACCCCGTCTGCCTCTGCTACGCCGTACAGCAGACGCACAACTGCTCCTCCCCCTGGAGCGCCTTAGGGCTCAAGGTCGAACGCCTGCTCATGCTGCCCGGTGCTTGCAACCTCGACAACTCCAACGCTAGCAATTGTAACG GAACTACTGTGTTTCTTCTTCTGCTAGTGAAGAGAAACATCTTGAGGAAGAAAGAGCTGAAAAGGATAAGAAACGGAGAGTTGAAGCTTTGTCGGTTTTTTCTGAGATGA
- the LOC121984432 gene encoding non-specific lipid transfer protein GPI-anchored 1-like isoform X3 has product MLLFAKFLFSKRTANTSILQYQHQTRKKKVDNRQEKSPAADTSLQHQCTDATSSLTPCMDYGSGSSDRPNSDCCDTVRNIRGTNPVCLCYAVQQTHNCSSPWSALGLKVERLLMLPGACNLDNSNASNCNGTTVFLLLLVKRNILRKKELKRIRNGELKLCRFFLR; this is encoded by the exons ATGCTGCTCTTCGCCAAATTTCTCTTCAGCAAGAGGACTGCCAATACCAGTATACTTCAGTATCAACATCAG accagGAAGAAAAAAGTTGACAACAGACAAGAGAAGTCACCAGCAGCCGATACTTCGCTGCAGCATCAGTGCACGGATGCCACCAGCAGCCTGACCCCCTGCATGGACTATGGCAGCGGCAGCAGCGACCGACCCAACAGCGACTGCTGCGACACCGTGAGGAACATCCGGGGCACAAACCCCGTCTGCCTCTGCTACGCCGTACAGCAGACGCACAACTGCTCCTCCCCCTGGAGCGCCTTAGGGCTCAAGGTCGAACGCCTGCTCATGCTGCCCGGTGCTTGCAACCTCGACAACTCCAACGCTAGCAATTGTAACG GAACTACTGTGTTTCTTCTTCTGCTAGTGAAGAGAAACATCTTGAGGAAGAAAGAGCTGAAAAGGATAAGAAACGGAGAGTTGAAGCTTTGTCGGTTTTTTCTGAGATGA
- the LOC121984432 gene encoding uncharacterized protein LOC121984432 isoform X1 — MIETDHMMDSYWSDLISHNRPTKIEVEVHAPAQRKKRKTSRQTSALISVPVVQATEHIQIGIACPTMKQVLSSDRPIISVNAKIVDRCMPTALVLNFNKSSPLPFEVDLIRIFCRYGPIVEVATEVQQESNSVKLIFKRLTDAEMAFSSARKYGWFGPSLLSYHLRYLSSTPDTFADIQQSDNYAALPEHSNLETPGNDSEQLHSCL, encoded by the exons ATGATAGAAACTGATCACATGATGGATTCTTACTGGTCTGACTTGATATCTCATAACCGCCCTACTAAAATCGAAGTCGAAGTTCATGCTCCGGCTCAAAGGAAAAAGAGGAAAACTTCAAGACAAACATCTGCTCTGATTTCTGTTCCTGTTGTACAAGCCACAGAACATATTCAAATTGGAATAGCTTGTCCCACTATGAAGCAAGTGCTATCCTCAGATAGGCCCATAATCAGTGTCAATGCAAAGATAGTCGATAGGTGTATGCCTACAGCTTTGGTTTTGAATTTCAATAAATCCAGTCCTCTTCCTTTTGAAGTTGATCTGATTAGGATTTTCTGTCGCTATGGGCCCATAGTGGAAGTAGCAACAGAAGTTCAACAGGAGAGCAACAGCGTCAAACTAATTTTTAAGCGGCTTACTGATGCCGAGATGGCTTTTAGTAGTGCCAGAAAATATGGATGGTTTGGGCCATCACTTCTCAGTTATCATCTCAGATATCTATCGTCAACACCAGATACTTTTGCTGACATCCAACAATCAGACAATTATGCTGCACTACCAGAACATAGCAACTTGGAAACTCCAG GGAATGATTCTGAacagttgcattcttgcttatga